In Triticum aestivum cultivar Chinese Spring chromosome 5B, IWGSC CS RefSeq v2.1, whole genome shotgun sequence, the following proteins share a genomic window:
- the LOC123114308 gene encoding ankyrin repeat and SAM domain-containing protein 6, producing MADLHLLHPPEPDTNGGGAAASASAAALLLPADPAAEAAAAAAAPDPPAPPYSKRRRRPSVRLGDIGAQATASDAQLPRRHRKPSSHPRPPRRSHPDDALDPAARARGPKPGQRRPRTAWIPAPHGGADGYEDEEGHHHYYDDADQSDSAAAAARAARVSGSREASVDESDGVADWGLPNGGAACYGGGGGVRAWLDGLGLSRYAPVFEIHEVDDEVLPLLTLEDLKDMGIGAVGSRRKMFAAIQKLRSGDTVS from the coding sequence ATGGCCGATCTCCACCTCCTCCACCCGCCGGAGCCCGACACCAACGGCGGcggggccgccgcctccgcctccgccgccgcgctgctcctccCCGCCGACCCcgcggccgaggcggcggcggccgcggccgcgccGGACCCCCCCGCGCCCCCCTACtccaagcgccgccgccgccccagcgtcCGCCTCGGCGACATTGGCGCGCAGGCCACGGCCTCCGACGCGCAGCTCCCGCGCCGCCACCGCAAGCCGTCCTCCCACCCGCGCCCCCCGCGCCGCTCCCACCCGGACGACGCCCtcgaccccgccgcccgcgcccgcgggCCCAAGCCCGGCCAGCGCCGCCCGCGCACGGCCTGGATCCCGGCGCCCCACGGCGGCGCCGACGGCTACGAGGACGAGGAGGGCCACCACCACTACTACGACGACGCCGACCAGtccgactccgccgccgccgccgcccgggccgcTAGGGTTTCGGGCAGCCGCGAGGCCAGCGTCGACGAGTCCGACGGCGTCGCCGACTGGGGCCTCCCCAACGGCGGCGCGGCctgctacggcggcggcggcggcgtcagggCCTGGCTCGACGGGCTCGGCCTCTCCCGGTACGCCCCCGTGTTCGAGATCCACGAGGTGGACGACGAGGTGCTCCCGCTGCTCACCCTGGAGGACCTCAAGGACATGGGCATCGGCGCCGTCGGCTCCAGGAGGAAGATGTTCGCCGCCATCCAGAAGCTCCGCAGCGGCGACACCGTGTCCTGA